A window from Deltaproteobacteria bacterium encodes these proteins:
- a CDS encoding CoB--CoM heterodisulfide reductase iron-sulfur subunit B family protein: protein MKDFTIFWGCTIQARFPFIEKSVRTVLKGFGLPYRDIDGFTCCPEKSLVNNVDHGLWLLTAARNMAVAEKEGVDIVSPCTGCVSNLATVKGELHGDAKKEADVNSILKEIGREFHGTASLKHLVPFFHDEVGINAIKAKIKRGFEGMKIGIHYGCHMMRPSHALKNDDPLEPKKFDNLVRALGAESLSYLNKLKCCGQSLDRVDQHDAALNMARVKLNELRAIGADAMVLCCPSCFLQFDNNQFLMARDGEKLSIPILYFTDLLGLAMGYKPEELGMDGHRMDVAPFLEKWNAMEKKNAASTLEGGMNMEGAF from the coding sequence ATGAAGGATTTTACGATATTCTGGGGATGCACCATTCAGGCGCGCTTCCCTTTTATAGAGAAATCGGTAAGAACGGTTTTAAAGGGCTTTGGCCTTCCGTATAGGGATATAGACGGCTTTACGTGCTGTCCGGAGAAGTCGCTTGTAAATAACGTTGACCACGGGCTCTGGCTCCTTACTGCCGCAAGGAACATGGCCGTTGCGGAAAAAGAAGGTGTAGACATAGTAAGCCCGTGCACCGGATGTGTTTCGAACCTCGCAACCGTTAAGGGCGAGCTCCACGGAGATGCGAAGAAAGAAGCGGATGTAAATTCGATTCTAAAGGAAATAGGCAGAGAGTTCCATGGCACTGCTTCTCTTAAGCACCTTGTGCCGTTTTTCCACGACGAAGTAGGCATAAACGCGATAAAGGCGAAGATAAAGCGCGGCTTCGAGGGCATGAAGATAGGCATACACTACGGCTGCCATATGATGAGGCCGTCTCACGCGCTAAAGAACGACGACCCGCTTGAGCCAAAGAAGTTCGATAACCTCGTACGCGCGCTTGGCGCAGAGAGCCTTAGTTATTTAAACAAGCTTAAGTGCTGCGGCCAGAGCCTCGATAGAGTGGACCAGCACGACGCAGCCCTGAACATGGCGCGTGTTAAGCTAAACGAATTAAGGGCCATAGGCGCGGACGCCATGGTGCTTTGCTGCCCGTCGTGCTTTTTGCAGTTCGACAATAATCAGTTCCTCATGGCAAGGGACGGCGAGAAGCTAAGCATCCCGATACTTTATTTTACAGACCTTCTAGGGCTTGCCATGGGCTATAAGCCAGAAGAGCTCGGCATGGACGGACACAGGATGGACGTGGCGCCGTTTCTCGAGAAGTGGAATGCGATGGAGAAAAAGAACGCA
- a CDS encoding 4Fe-4S binding protein: MAHKITEDCVACGVCQPECPVGAISEGDPIYSIDPKVCIDCKGHFDSAKCAEVCPTAACVPA, encoded by the coding sequence ATGGCTCACAAGATTACCGAAGATTGCGTAGCATGCGGCGTATGCCAGCCCGAGTGCCCTGTGGGCGCTATCAGCGAGGGCGACCCCATTTATTCCATAGACCCGAAGGTTTGCATCGACTGTAAGGGGCACTTCGATTCGGCCAAATGCGCCGAGGTCTGTCCGACCGCGGCATGCGTGCCGGCATAA